In the Cyanobacteria bacterium GSL.Bin1 genome, TTGCCTATAAAGCCAAAATCATGCCCATTAAAGTCCTTGATGGCAATGGTGGGGGAACGGTCGCTGATATTGCAGAAGGCATCCGTTTTGCTGCCAATAATGGCGCTGATGTGATTAATTTAAGCCTAGGTGGGATGGGCGATAGTCACATCATGTCAGAAGCAATTAAATATGCTCACAGTAAAGATGTGGTGATTGTTGGGGCGGCTGGCAACTCCAACCAAAATTCCGCGGCGTATCCTGCCCGTTATCCTCATGTCATTGGCGTTTCGGCACTGGATCCAGCTGGGGCAAAAGCCAATTATTCCAACTTTGGCGCTGGGGTAGATATTTCCGCCCCCGGCGGCAGTGAAGCCGGAAAAGTTGTGCAAAATACCATTAGCCCGGATACGGGAGAAGCGGTGTTTACAGGGTATCAAGGCACGAGTATGGCAGCCCCTCACGTTGCTGGGGTTGCGGCATTAGTGAAAAGTGCAGGAATTAAAGAACCAGACGAAGTACTCAGCGTGTTGAAACAGTCAGTACGGAAAGTGCAAGAAGATCCCATGAATCATTATGGTGTGGGACAATTGGATGCTGGTCAAGCGGTGAAACTTGCCATCCGTGGACAAATTAGCGTTCGTGACTTCTTCCGCTGGCTGCGCGATAATGGCTATCTCAATCCCCGTTTCTGGATTGATGGCGGTACGGTCATGCTACCCTTCAAACTCGCCACTGTTATCGGCGGGTATCTCTTGGCTTGGTTATTACGGACTTATTTTCCGTTTGCTTGGAGTTGGTCATTAGCCAGTGGTATTGTTGCTGGTAGTTCGGGCTTATTTTTCCTGAAAGGGTTCTATATCTTTGATTTACCGCAAGCGCCGTTTCGCGTGATGGGCAGTTCGATTCCCGAGTTAGGCAATGCCATTCAAGGAAGTCCGGTTCTGAATCCGTTGTTTGCCAGTGTGTTAATTCCTTTAGGGTTAGTGCTGTTACTATTACAAAATCCCCGCTGGCGTTGGTTTGCCGTCGGAACCAGCTTAGGGGTGGCTTCCTTTCTTGCCATTAGTGCCGTGGTTTCGCCAGCACTCTGGGGCTTAGGCAGTGGTTGGCTGGCGAGAAGCTATCTGCTAGTGAATGCCCTATTGTGTTGGGGATTGGGACGTTTAGCCAGTGGTCAAGAAGAAACCGTTTCTTAATTGAGCGGGTGCGATTGCGTCAGAGAAACTATTGAAAGTGGCGCGATCGCGCATTCTTATAAAACTCAAAATCCCCAGCAATTTTCAGATACTGAATCCCTAACCCCGATTCCCTAAAACCTTCTTGAACCCCAAACCCCTAATCCCAAAAACCTAACCCCAGTCTCAATCCGAACCGGTTTGTCACCCCTTGAGAGTAATGCCACAACAAACTCCTGAGCGACCTATGTATCAAACCAATCCTCAGCAGCCTCCTAAAAGTCTTCTCCCCACCATGTATGATTTACCGAGTGAAGACCCAGAGGAACCAGGTTTGCCCGATCAATTCCATATTTATCAGCCGCGATTATTAGACGAAACGTTTCGACCGGCCAATTATCCTTCCGAAGAAATTTTGACAGCAACTGACCTGAATTTATACTATGATTTCCGCCACACGCAATGGTATAAGCGTCCCGATTGGTTTGCTGTGGTCGGTATTCCCCGTTTATATAATGACGAAGACTTAAGACTTAGCTATGTGATTTGGCAAGAAGAAGTCGCTCCCTTAATCGTCATTGAATTGCTCTCACCGGGAACCGAAAAAGAAGACTTAGGAGAAACGGAAAGTGGGAAAAATCAACCGCCAACGAAATGGGAGGTTTACGAACAAATTTTGCAGATTCCCTATTATGTCACCTACAGTCGTTATACTCAGCAAATGCAAGCCTTTACCTTAACCCAAAAAGGTTATCAGCGATTATTACTCAACAATAACAGTCTGTGGGTCCAGGAAATTCAAATGAGTCTTGGCTTGTGGGAGGGAACTTATGAACAAATCCAAGGGAAATGGTTGCGCTGGCAAGATGAAAATGGAAATTGGATTCTTACCCCAGCAGAAGCAGAAAGACAACGGGCAGATCTGGAACAGCAACGGGCGGATACCGAACAACAACGGGCGGAACGTTTAGAAGCTCGTCTAAAAGAGTTGGGAA is a window encoding:
- a CDS encoding S8 family serine peptidase: MKRLLIFGLFFLGLTFALWNFSGSAHRGTYHSYVLDFKEEIPQSVIESKLNALQEQYHVTTQLNSEFSERDRVYIVKSEEELPTVNSLKKLLKGTTEAIDRNYQYQAFAIPNDPDYNQQWNFRSINLEQAWDESQGDGVTVAVIDTGVSQVPDLKQTEFVKGYDFVNDRVQADDDVGHGTHVAGTIAQSTNNNYGVAGIAYKAKIMPIKVLDGNGGGTVADIAEGIRFAANNGADVINLSLGGMGDSHIMSEAIKYAHSKDVVIVGAAGNSNQNSAAYPARYPHVIGVSALDPAGAKANYSNFGAGVDISAPGGSEAGKVVQNTISPDTGEAVFTGYQGTSMAAPHVAGVAALVKSAGIKEPDEVLSVLKQSVRKVQEDPMNHYGVGQLDAGQAVKLAIRGQISVRDFFRWLRDNGYLNPRFWIDGGTVMLPFKLATVIGGYLLAWLLRTYFPFAWSWSLASGIVAGSSGLFFLKGFYIFDLPQAPFRVMGSSIPELGNAIQGSPVLNPLFASVLIPLGLVLLLLQNPRWRWFAVGTSLGVASFLAISAVVSPALWGLGSGWLARSYLLVNALLCWGLGRLASGQEETVS